From Candidatus Nealsonbacteria bacterium CG07_land_8_20_14_0_80_39_13:
GGACAGGGCTTCTTAAAAAAGATCCAAACAGACGTCATCTTCGTGCCTGAACAAACCCCTTGGAGAACCATTCTTTTATCGGCTCTTCTTTTTTTGCTTTAAGTTTTGCGGAAAAAATGATAAGCTGTATTTATATTAAGGTATGGAAAATTTGAAAGAAAAACAAGAGAAACAGGAAGAGCTGCAAAAAAGAATCCTCGCGCTTGAGGACTGTCTTTGACGTTGAGAAAAAGAAAAACATGATAATTGAGATGGAAAAAGAAACCCTGTCTCCTAATTTTTGGGAGAGAAGGGAGGACGCAGTCAGGATCAGTCAGGAATTATCCCAGTTGAAAGAGGATGTGGCGGAAATGAATTGCCTGAAAGAGGATTTTGAGATAATAAGGGACTTAGGCGAAGAATTAGAGCTGGAAAAATTGGAAAAGAGAATAAAAGAAAAAGAAAAAATGCTTTTTCTTTCCGGAAAGTATGACAAGGGCAACGCCTTCCTGACTATTTATTCCGGGGCAGGCGGACAGGATGCGCAGGATTGGGTGGCTATTCTGTTGAGAATGTATGAAAAATATTGTTCCCGCAAGAATTTTAAAGTAAAGATTTTGGATCAGGCCTTCGGAGAAGGAGGCGGGCCGGAAGGAAGAATTGGAGTAAAGCAAGTTTCTTTAGAAATTATCGGTCCATACGCCTACGGTCTTTTAAGAGGAGAAATGGGAGTTCATAGGTTGGTCAGGATTTCTCCTTTTTCTTCTAAATCTTTAAGGCACACCTCATTTACTTTAGTGGAGGTTTTGCCCGAAGTGAAGGAAGCGGGAGATATGATTGTTCCTCCGGATGATTTGAGAGTTGATCTTTATCGTTCTTCAGGGCCGGGCGGGCAGAATGTCAATAAAAGAGAGACAGCAGTCAGAATAACTCATTTGCCGACAGGAATTGTTGTCGCCTGCCAATCAGAAAGGTTGCAGGGTTCAAACAAACAGAAAGCGCTGGAAATTCTTTATTCAAAACTTTATGAATTGAATAAAGATAACAAAAAAAAGGAGATGTCTGAAATAAAGGGAGGAAGGATTTCAGCTGAATGGGGAAGCCAGATAAGATCTTATGTCGTTCATCCTTATAAAATGGTAAAAGATTTAAGGACGGATGTTGAGACTTCCGATGTGGATAAAATTTTAGACGGGGGACTTGATGATTTCATTGAAGCGGAACTTAAATTACCTGCCCGCAATGCTGAATATAGCGATGCAGGCGGGAAAAGCTAAAAATGATAACATTTGAATCAGTAACAAAAGTTTATTCTTCTAAAAAATGCAAGGAGCCGATGAAGGCTTTGGACAATGTTTCTTTTGAGATAAAACCTAAGGAATTTGTTTCCATCGTCGGCAGGTCGGGTTCAGGGAAGACAACTTTATTGAAAATTATTCTGGCCGAGGAGAAGCCGACAGAGGGGGCGGTTTTTTTTGAAGGTTGCAATATCCATAAGCTGAAAATGAAAGGCCTTCCTTTCTATAGGAGAAAGATAGGCGCTATTTTTCAGGATTACAAGCTCCTTTGCTCTAAAACGGTTTATGAAAATATCGCTTTCGTGATGCAGGTTACCGGAGCCGGCGACGTGGAAATAAAAAAAGACGTTCCTAAGGTTTTGGAAATAGTCGGCTTAGCGGAAAAGTCCAACAACTATCCGGCTGAACTTTCCGGAGGAGAGAAGCAAAGAGTGGCCATTGCCAGAGCCTTGATTCATCGTCCGGAGGTAATTCTGGCCGATGAGCCGACCGGCAATTTAGACCCTTACAATGTCTTGGAAATTATCAATCTTTTAGTTAAGATTCAGGAGATGGGTACGACCGTTATTTTAGCCTCTCATAATAAAGATGTAGTTAATTCCATCGGGAAAAGGGTTATTACTTTAGAAAAAGGAAAAATAATAAGAGACGAAGAAAACGGAAGATTCATTCTATAATTTTTTTAATTTTTTAAATTTTTATGTTTGTTGCGATTAAGAGGGCTTTAAAAACAGGGTGGAAAAGTTTTTGTTGGAACATCGGCTCAACCATAGCCACTATTTTTGTTTTGACGATAACTCTTCTTATTTTCAGCTCTATATTTTTGATGAAAGATGTGAGCGATTTTATGATTTCAAAAGTTCAGGAAAAAGTTGATGTCTCTGTTTATTTTTTGGAAACAACGGATGATAAAAGTATTTCAAAGTTCAAGGAAGAAGTTTTGAAAATAAAAGAGATAAAAGAGATAAATTATGTTTCCAAGGAGCAGGTTCTGGCTGATTTTGAGGAGAGGCATAAAGGCGACCCTATTCTGATGAGCGCTTTGGAGGAAGTGGGAGGCAATCCTTTCTCTTCAGTCCTGAATATCAAGGCTGAAGAAATGGACCAGTATGAATCAATAAAAAATTCTTTGGAGAAAATTCCTTCCGAAGCCGTTGTTAAAAAAATAGATTATTTCCAGAGGAAGCCGATGATTGAAAGGATTGTCAATTTGACTAAGGCGGCAAGCAACGTCGGCATCAGTCTTTCAGTTGCTTTGGCGCTGATATCGGTTTTAGTGACCTTCAGCACAATCAGGCTGGCGATCTATAACAATAGAGAGGAAATAAAGATACAAAGATTAGTCGGCGCTTCCAATTGGTTTGTCAGGGGTTCTTTCTTGGCCGAAGGAGCTCTCTGCGGTTTCTTGGCGGCCGTCATTTGTTTATCCATAGTTGCTTTGCTTTCGTGGCTTCTTTCGCCTAAGATTGAATATTTCTTTTCCGGTTTGAATATTTATGAATTTTTTTGTCAAAAAATATGTTCATTGGCTTTAATTCAAATTTCCATCGGAGTAGGATTAGGGATAATTTCAGCTTTTATCGCCACCAGGAAACATTTAAAAATATGAAAATAAAATAATAAAATATGACTAAATATCTGACCAAAGAGGGTTTGGAAAAATTAAAAAAGGAATTGGATTATCTGAAAAACATTAAAAGAAAAGAAGTGTCCGCGGCCATTAAATATGCCGCTGATTTTGGCGACTTAAAAGAGAACGCCGCTTATGACGAAGCTAAAGACGCTCAAGGATTTGTGGAGGGCAAAATTTTGGAACTGGAGAGAGCCGTCGCCCAAGCCCATGTTATTGAAGCGATAAATAACGGCAAAATTCAAATAGGCTCAATTGTTTCAATCCGTTCTGGAGAAAGAGAAGATAGATTTCATATTGTCGGCCAGGAAGAATCGGATATTATGCAGGGGAAAATTTCGTATCAATCTCCTCTGGGGTCAGCTCTTATGGGCAAGACTGAAGGAGAAAAGGTTATCATTAAAATTGCGGAAAACAAGACTGAATATAAAATAATTAAAGTTGAATAATTTTTCAGGAAAATGAAAATTAATCTGCTGATTATAGGTTTTGCTACGGGATTTATAAGTTCTTTTTTGGGTATCGGCGGAGGGGTTTTTCTTGTTCCGGCCTTGGAGTATTTTTGGGGCTATAATTTTGAAAGAGCCATCGGCGCTTCCTTGGCCATAATAGCTCCGATTGTTTTGGCCGGATTGCTGTTCCATTTTTTGATAGAAGCCGAGAATATTAAGCTGGTGTTTGCCGCTTTTGCCGTTCTTGGTTCAATTATCGGAGCTAAGATCGGCGCTAATCTGGCTAACAAAATAGAGGACGGATTGCTGGCAAAAATTTTCTCTTTTGTTTTTGTTTTAGCCGGATTGAAGCTGACGGGAATAATTTGTTTTCCCATAGAACAAATTTTCAGTGAAAATATTTATCCGCTTCTGATTGTCTTAGGGCTGGCCGCCGGAATAATATCAGCTCTTTTCGGCATAGGAGAGGGACTGATAATTGTTCCGGGTTTAAGCCTTTTTTTCGGCTTTTCAATGCAGGAAGCCATAGCTACTTCTTTGGCTGTGATATTTCCAACGACATTAGCCGGGGCGCTGTTTCATCATAAATTTAATAATATAGAAATGGATGTTGTGAAGAATTTGATTCCCGCGGCTTTAGCCGGAGCTTTTTTCGGCGCGCTTTGCGTCAATATCATCCCTTCTCTTTTCGTAGAAAAGATTTTCGGAATTTTCATGATTCTTTATTCAATTAAAACCTTTTTAAGAAAAAATTAATGTCAATTTTGACCAAAAAGATAAGCTGGCCAATTGTAATTTTAATCTCCCTTTTCTTGAGCGCCCTCCTTCTCTTTTTAGAAGTCCATTTTATTTAAAAAATGAAAAATTAGAAAAACTATGGAGCCGTTGGCGTCTAAAATAAGGCCGAAAAATTTAAGCGAATTTGTCGGCCAAAAACATCTGACAGGAGAGGGAAAGCCCCTCAATGTTGCTATTAAAAACAAGCATCTGTTTTCTTTTATTCTTTGGGGCCCGCCGGGAGTGGGAAAAACAACTTTGGCGAAAATATACGCTAACGCTTTAGACGCCTGCCTTTACGAACTTTCTGCCGTTTCAGCCGGAAAAGCTGATATAAGAAAAATAATCAGCGAAGATACAGGAGATAAGCCGAAGATATTATTTCTTGATGAAATCCATCGTTTTAATAAAGCCCAGCAAGATTTTCTTTTACCTTTCGTTGAAACGGGGAAAATTACTTTAGTTGGCGCGACTACGGAGAATCCGAGTTTTGAAGTTATCTCCGCCTTGCTTTCCCGTTGCCGGGTTTTTGTTTTAAACGAACTTTCAAAAGAGGAAATGGCAGGAATAATTAAAATGACCGGTTTTAAGCTTAATAAGGAAGCTGAAGAATGGTTGATAGCTATGGCTAATGGCGACGCTCGGCAGGCGATTACGATGCTGGAAAATGCCTCTGAATTATATGGGAAGATTACAAAGGAAACGTTGAAAGACACTCTTCAGTCAAAATTTTTACGTTACGACAAACAGGGAGAAGAACATCATAATACCATCAGCGCTTTTATTAAAAGCATGAGGGCCGGACAGCCTGATGCCGCCTTGTATTATCTGGCCAGAATGATAACTTCCGGCGAAGACCCTAAATTTATCGCCAGAAGAATGGTTATTTTTGCCAGTGAAGATATCGGCTTGGTTCAGCCGACGGCTTTAGTGGTGGCCAATGCGGTTTTTCGGGCAGTGGAAATAATCGGCCTGCCGGAATGCGGAATAAATTTAGCCACAGGGGTTGTTTATTTGTCCACCTGTAAAAAAGACAGAAGCGCTTACGACGCTTATCTTTTGGCGATGGAAGATGCGGAGGCCTACGGGAATCTTCCGGTTCCTTTGAAGATAAGAAATGCTCCGACAAAGCTGATGAAGAATTTGGATTATGGCAAGGGTTATGAGCCGTATTCAAAAGAAGATTTCTTGCCCGACGAGATCAAAGGCAAAAAATATTTCCTCCCTAAGGCTTGACGAGACTTTATCTTTTTGCTGAAATAGAGTTATACGGAGATTCAATACCTCGGACATTCATCATTTCTAATAGGTGATTTATTGATAGACCCTTTCTCGGAAGGAGAATTTTACTTTAAAGATGAACAGGAGGATGCAAAATGTAAAATTATCTGCATTTCTCATGACACTCATTTGGAAGAGGTTTTTGAATTGGCGAGGATCAATGACGCTGTAATTGTGGCCGTAGAACAGATCGCTAAAATAGCTTTAACTAATGGATTAAAATCAGAAGAAATGAATATAGGGGGATGGATAAGAATAAGAAATTGGAAAATAAAAATGGTGGAGGCTGTTCATTCTTCAGGGACAGGGCATTCAGTCGGATTTATACTGGAGGATATGGATTCAAACACAAAGATTTATCATTCCGGCAATACCGGTTTGTTTGGGGATATGAAATTAATCGGAGAAGAGGATATTGATATCGCTATGCTTCCGATAGGAGACAGATATACGATGGGGATAAAAGACGCTTTAAGGGCAGTCGATTTTATTAAGCCGAAAGTTGTGGTTCCTATGCATTACAATACATTTCCCGCTATCGGAGCTGACCCGGAAGGTTTTGCTAAAATGTGCCACGCTAAAGTTGAGATTTTTAACATCGGAGAAATAAAAAATTATAGCGTAGGTAAAAAATCGTTCGTCCCTTTTACAGGAAAAGACAACCTCGCCTAAAAATATTAAAATAGCGTTTGAGAACAACGGAGGAGAACAACGGAGGACGGGCCTCCGTTGTAAAATTATCTCAAATATACTAATATTGTAAATATGGCAAACATCTATCTTCAAAAGCAATTAGAATACTTTAAGGCGCGTCAAAAAGAACTCGTAGAAAAATACGAAGGGAAATTTCTTGTCATCAATGGCCAGAAAGTCCATGGCGTTTATGATACAGAAATAGAAGCATATGCTGACGCTAAAAAGAAATTTGAATTAGGCAATTTTTTAATCCAACAATGTCTATCCGGTCAAGAAAGCTATACCCAAACCTTTCATTCTCGGGTTGCGCTTTCTTGATTTCATGTAGCATCATGCATTTACCATCCGACATAACGGACAAGTAAGAGTATTGTTTACTAAAGTGAATGTGTCTTTGCCGATTACCCCAGAAGAAGCGCAAACACAAAAAGTTGAACTCAAAGAGTATATTGCGATTTGGGATACAGGGGCAACGCACTCTGCTATAACGAAAAAGGTTGTAGATGATTTAAAATTGCAACCTACGGGAATGCGGGAGACGAGGCACGCTGGAGGAAAATCTTCGAATAATACATATCTCGTTAATATCGCATTACCTAATAATGTGATGGTACATCATGTGCGAGTGACAGAAATCCAGCTTATTCCAGATGATAATGCATCGGACGATGAGCAACCCCAGCTTTTGATAGGAATGGATATAATTGGACTTGGTGATTTTGCTGTTACTAATGTTAACAGCAGAACTACTTTTTCATTCAGGATTCCAGCGGTTGAGGAGATAGATTTTATACCGGATGCTCAAGAGAATAATGTGATGGAAAGCGGCAATAGGCAAGAGTGGCGCGCTTTTCAAGCGAATAAAAGGAAAGGGCTGATTTAAAAAGTTATTACTGCCAAAATTTTTATATTAGAAGCTTTGGAAAATAAGCTTCCTTTTTTTGTTTAAAATCCGTTAGTTGATTTTGGCGATGGCCAGGGAGTTATTAATCTCTATTCTTTTCCAGTTGCCTCCGTGAATTATCAGAACATTCTCTCCGACTTTAACCAATCCTTGTTTTTTTAATTCATTTAGGATGGGGAGCGGGCTTCTGAAAGCTCCTGTTGGAAATTTTACAAAAAAACTTGTTACTCCATACAGCAAAGCTGAAAACTCGGCGGTTTTTTTATTGTTGGTTATGGCAATCACCGGTATGCTTGGCCTTAAGCTGGATAGGGCTCTGACTGAATACCCGGTGGAAGTGAAAACAAGAGCTTTCGTTATATTGAAGTCTTTATGATTTTCAATTATTTCCATGCCTGCTTCAGAAATCAATTCCACAAAGCTGTTGGGCTTAGGAGCTAATCTTAAAGAGGGGCATTCTTTTTCATTGAAATCCAATATTCGGGACATTGTCTCAATTGTCTTGATCGGATATTTTCCGGCGGCGGTTTCTTCGGAAAGCATTACTGCGTCGGTGCCGTTGAAAACAGCATTGGCGACATCCGTCGCCTCCGCTCTTGACGGGCTGGGATTATCAATCATTGACATAAGCATTTGGGTGGCGACGATAACCGGTTTTCTTTTTTCCCGGCATTTGGAAATGATGGATTTTTGCCAGTAAGCGATCTGCTCAATTGGTATCTCAACTCCGAGGTCTCCTCTGGCTATCATTATTGCGTCAGCCGATTCAATGATTTCTTCTATATTGTTCAGAGCTTCTTTATTTTCTATTTTAGCGACGATTTGAGCTGTTATTTTTCTTTTCTTCATTTCCTTCCTTAGGAATTCAACGTCCTCCTTTGTTCTGCAGAAAGAAAGGGCGATAAAGTCAATTTTAACTCTGGCCGCCATATCCAGTTTTTTCAGGTCGTCGTTGATAAGGGAAGGCAAGCCTGTCTTTTTCCCGGGGAAATTGACGCCTTTCCTGTTTTTTATAATTCCGTCTCCGAGGGCTCGGGCGTATAAAAATCCGTTTTTCTTTTCAATCACTTCAAATTCAAAAAACCCATTATCTATTGAGAAAAGGTCTTTCGGTTTCAGCATTTTTAAAATATTGGAGTGGGGAATGACTATTTTTATTTCCGGAGAGGAAAAAGATTTCCCGAAAATTAAGGACTCGTTTTTTTTGAAAATTACAGCCTCTTTGTTTTTTGTGAAAATTCTGACTTCAGGTCCCTGGAGGTCTATCATGATGCCGACAGGGATTTCCAGAGAATCTGATATCTCTTGGACTATTTTTATTTTTTCATTATGCCATTCAACGGTAGAATGTTTCATATTGAAGCGAAAAACATTCACGCCGGCTTTTATAAGAGCGGCTATGTCTTTAGGGCTTTCCGAAACTGGCCCTATTGTAGCAATAATTTTCGTCTTTTTCATAGATATTTGTTTAGGATTATACTAGGATTATAATAGGATTATACAAGGATATATTATAGCATCATTCAGGAGATTGACGAACAAAATATGTCCGGGAAGGACGCCCTGCAGGCGCGCCCTGCAGATTTGTCTATGAAATCAGCGGATTTGACTGGGGATGTTTGAAAGTGTAAAATGAAAATATCAGATTAAATTTACTTCTATGGCGCTGAAGAAGAAAAAAACGAAAAAAATAAATAAAAAAACAAAACCAATCTTCGCTAAGGCGATGACCAAGAAAAGGCCCGCCCTTATTAAGGTTGTAGAGGCGCAGCCGATTGACGAGAAAGGAGATTTTCTGAAGAAGGTCAAAATAAGGATAATCGGCATCGGCGGAGGCGGAGGGACAATTGTTTCAGAAATTGTTCCTAAGGTTGAAAAGGTGAGTTTTGTTATTGCCAATACCGATCGCCAGGCGCTGAAAGTGGCCAGTAATAAAGCTATTCATTTCCAATTCGGAGAGAGTTTAACAAGGGGTTTGGGGACAGGCATGAACGCCGGACTAGGAGAGGAAGTGGCTCTGCAGGAAAAGGATAAAATAGAAAAATTATTGCAGGGACAGGATTTGTGCATAATTATTTCTTGTTTGGGCGGAGGCGCCGGTTCAGGCGCAGCTTCTG
This genomic window contains:
- a CDS encoding peptide chain release factor 2 — translated: MRTVFDVEKKKNMIIEMEKETLSPNFWERREDAVRISQELSQLKEDVAEMNCLKEDFEIIRDLGEELELEKLEKRIKEKEKMLFLSGKYDKGNAFLTIYSGAGGQDAQDWVAILLRMYEKYCSRKNFKVKILDQAFGEGGGPEGRIGVKQVSLEIIGPYAYGLLRGEMGVHRLVRISPFSSKSLRHTSFTLVEVLPEVKEAGDMIVPPDDLRVDLYRSSGPGGQNVNKRETAVRITHLPTGIVVACQSERLQGSNKQKALEILYSKLYELNKDNKKKEMSEIKGGRISAEWGSQIRSYVVHPYKMVKDLRTDVETSDVDKILDGGLDDFIEAELKLPARNAEYSDAGGKS
- a CDS encoding cell division ATP-binding protein FtsE codes for the protein MITFESVTKVYSSKKCKEPMKALDNVSFEIKPKEFVSIVGRSGSGKTTLLKIILAEEKPTEGAVFFEGCNIHKLKMKGLPFYRRKIGAIFQDYKLLCSKTVYENIAFVMQVTGAGDVEIKKDVPKVLEIVGLAEKSNNYPAELSGGEKQRVAIARALIHRPEVILADEPTGNLDPYNVLEIINLLVKIQEMGTTVILASHNKDVVNSIGKRVITLEKGKIIRDEENGRFIL
- a CDS encoding transcription elongation factor GreA gives rise to the protein MTKYLTKEGLEKLKKELDYLKNIKRKEVSAAIKYAADFGDLKENAAYDEAKDAQGFVEGKILELERAVAQAHVIEAINNGKIQIGSIVSIRSGEREDRFHIVGQEESDIMQGKISYQSPLGSALMGKTEGEKVIIKIAENKTEYKIIKVE
- a CDS encoding AAA family ATPase, which codes for MEPLASKIRPKNLSEFVGQKHLTGEGKPLNVAIKNKHLFSFILWGPPGVGKTTLAKIYANALDACLYELSAVSAGKADIRKIISEDTGDKPKILFLDEIHRFNKAQQDFLLPFVETGKITLVGATTENPSFEVISALLSRCRVFVLNELSKEEMAGIIKMTGFKLNKEAEEWLIAMANGDARQAITMLENASELYGKITKETLKDTLQSKFLRYDKQGEEHHNTISAFIKSMRAGQPDAALYYLARMITSGEDPKFIARRMVIFASEDIGLVQPTALVVANAVFRAVEIIGLPECGINLATGVVYLSTCKKDRSAYDAYLLAMEDAEAYGNLPVPLKIRNAPTKLMKNLDYGKGYEPYSKEDFLPDEIKGKKYFLPKA
- a CDS encoding metal-dependent hydrolase, translating into MQYLGHSSFLIGDLLIDPFSEGEFYFKDEQEDAKCKIICISHDTHLEEVFELARINDAVIVAVEQIAKIALTNGLKSEEMNIGGWIRIRNWKIKMVEAVHSSGTGHSVGFILEDMDSNTKIYHSGNTGLFGDMKLIGEEDIDIAMLPIGDRYTMGIKDALRAVDFIKPKVVVPMHYNTFPAIGADPEGFAKMCHAKVEIFNIGEIKNYSVGKKSFVPFTGKDNLA
- the pyk gene encoding pyruvate kinase, translating into MKKTKIIATIGPVSESPKDIAALIKAGVNVFRFNMKHSTVEWHNEKIKIVQEISDSLEIPVGIMIDLQGPEVRIFTKNKEAVIFKKNESLIFGKSFSSPEIKIVIPHSNILKMLKPKDLFSIDNGFFEFEVIEKKNGFLYARALGDGIIKNRKGVNFPGKKTGLPSLINDDLKKLDMAARVKIDFIALSFCRTKEDVEFLRKEMKKRKITAQIVAKIENKEALNNIEEIIESADAIMIARGDLGVEIPIEQIAYWQKSIISKCREKRKPVIVATQMLMSMIDNPSPSRAEATDVANAVFNGTDAVMLSEETAAGKYPIKTIETMSRILDFNEKECPSLRLAPKPNSFVELISEAGMEIIENHKDFNITKALVFTSTGYSVRALSSLRPSIPVIAITNNKKTAEFSALLYGVTSFFVKFPTGAFRSPLPILNELKKQGLVKVGENVLIIHGGNWKRIEINNSLAIAKIN